In Pseudomonas fluorescens, a genomic segment contains:
- the tldD gene encoding metalloprotease TldD, with product MSELLSSVSEHLLAPGGVTIESLQTVLGDLAGPGIDAADLYFQGQISESWALEDGIVKEGSFNLDQGVGVRAQSGEKTGFAYSNAITLEALGLAARAARSISRAGQHGTVQAFSTQDVAQLYAPDNPLEVISRAEKVELLKRVDAATRALDPRIQQVTVSMAGVWERILVASTDGSLAADVRPLVRFNVSVIVEQNGRRERGGHGGGGRTDYRYFLTDDRAMGYAREALRQALVNLEAIPAPAGTLPVVLGSGWSGVLLHEAVGHGLEGDFNRKGSSAYSGRMGEMVASKLCTIVDDGTLAGRRGSLTVDDEGTPTECTTLIENGVLKGYMQDKLNARLMGVARTGNGRRESYAHLPMPRMTNTYMLGGESDPAEIIASVKRGIYCANLGGGQVDITSGKFVFSTSEAYLIEDGKITAPVKGATLIGNGPEAMSKVSMVGNDLSLDSGVGTCGKDGQSVPVGVGQPTLKIDAITVGGTGS from the coding sequence ATGAGCGAGTTGTTGTCCTCAGTCAGTGAACACCTCCTGGCACCCGGTGGCGTGACCATCGAAAGTCTGCAAACCGTGCTCGGCGATCTGGCCGGACCGGGCATCGACGCGGCCGACCTGTATTTCCAGGGGCAGATTTCCGAGTCCTGGGCCCTGGAAGACGGCATCGTCAAGGAAGGCAGTTTCAACCTCGACCAGGGCGTGGGGGTGCGGGCGCAATCCGGTGAAAAAACCGGTTTTGCCTACAGCAACGCGATCACCTTGGAAGCGCTGGGCCTGGCCGCTCGCGCAGCGCGCTCGATCTCCCGTGCCGGTCAACATGGCACGGTGCAGGCGTTCAGTACCCAGGATGTGGCCCAGTTGTACGCGCCGGATAATCCGCTGGAAGTGATCAGCCGTGCGGAAAAGGTCGAGTTGCTCAAGCGTGTCGATGCCGCCACCCGCGCCTTGGACCCGCGTATCCAACAAGTCACCGTGAGCATGGCTGGCGTGTGGGAGCGGATCCTGGTGGCGTCCACCGATGGCAGCCTGGCGGCGGATGTACGGCCGCTGGTGCGTTTCAACGTCAGTGTGATCGTCGAGCAGAACGGGCGCCGCGAGCGTGGCGGTCATGGCGGCGGCGGGCGTACCGACTACCGTTATTTCCTCACCGATGATCGCGCCATGGGTTACGCCCGTGAGGCACTGCGCCAGGCGCTGGTCAACCTGGAAGCCATTCCGGCGCCGGCCGGTACCTTGCCGGTGGTGCTCGGTTCGGGCTGGTCTGGCGTATTGCTCCACGAAGCGGTCGGCCATGGCCTGGAAGGCGACTTCAACCGCAAGGGCAGTTCGGCCTACAGCGGACGCATGGGTGAGATGGTCGCCTCCAAACTGTGCACCATTGTCGATGACGGTACCCTGGCCGGGCGCCGGGGTTCGCTGACGGTCGATGACGAAGGTACGCCGACCGAGTGCACCACGCTGATCGAGAACGGCGTGCTCAAGGGCTACATGCAAGACAAACTCAATGCCCGTCTGATGGGCGTGGCGCGCACTGGTAACGGCCGTCGCGAATCCTACGCTCACTTGCCGATGCCGCGCATGACCAACACCTACATGCTCGGTGGCGAAAGCGACCCGGCGGAAATCATCGCCTCGGTGAAGCGTGGTATCTACTGCGCCAATCTCGGCGGCGGCCAGGTGGATATCACCAGCGGCAAGTTCGTGTTTTCCACCAGCGAGGCCTATCTGATCGAAGACGGCAAGATTACCGCCCCGGTCAAAGGGGCAACGTTGATTGGTAACGGACCAGAGGCGATGAGCAAGGTGTCGATGGTCGGTAACGACCTGTCGCTGGACAGCGGCGTCGGTACGTGCGGTAAGGATGGGCAGTCGGTGCCGGTCGGCGTGGGGCAGCCCACCTTGAAGATTGATGCGATCACCGTGGGTGGCACAGGGTCGTAA
- the mreB gene encoding rod shape-determining protein MreB — protein MFKKLRGMFSSDLSIDLGTANTLIYVRERGIVLNEPSVVAIRTHGNQKSVVAVGTEAKRMLGRTPGNIAAIRPMKDGVIADFSVCEKMLQYFINKVHENSFLQPSPRVLICVPCKSTQVERRAIRESALGAGAREVFLIEEPMAAAIGAGLPVEEARGSMVVDIGGGTTEIALISLNGVVYAESVRVGGDRFDEAIITYVRRNYGSLIGESTAERIKQEIGTAYPGGEVREVDVRGRNLAEGVPRAFTLNSNEVLEALQESLATIVQAVKSALEQSPPELASDIAERGLVLTGGGALLRDLDKLLAQETGLPVIVAEDPLTCVARGGGRALEMMDKHTMDLLSSE, from the coding sequence ATGTTCAAGAAACTGCGTGGCATGTTTTCCAGCGATCTTTCCATTGACCTGGGCACTGCCAACACCCTTATTTACGTGCGCGAGCGCGGTATCGTCCTGAATGAGCCATCGGTTGTGGCTATTCGGACCCATGGTAATCAGAAAAGTGTCGTTGCCGTTGGCACCGAGGCCAAGCGCATGCTTGGCCGAACACCAGGCAATATCGCTGCCATTCGTCCGATGAAAGACGGCGTGATCGCCGACTTCAGCGTCTGCGAGAAGATGCTGCAGTACTTCATCAACAAGGTTCACGAAAACAGTTTTCTGCAGCCCAGCCCTCGTGTGCTGATCTGCGTTCCGTGCAAGTCCACCCAGGTGGAGCGTCGCGCCATCCGTGAATCGGCCCTTGGTGCCGGTGCCCGTGAAGTCTTCCTGATCGAAGAGCCAATGGCTGCTGCGATCGGTGCCGGCCTGCCGGTTGAAGAAGCGCGCGGTTCGATGGTGGTGGATATCGGTGGTGGTACCACTGAAATCGCCCTGATTTCCCTGAACGGCGTGGTGTATGCCGAGTCCGTGCGTGTAGGCGGCGACCGCTTCGACGAAGCGATCATCACTTATGTGCGTCGTAACTACGGCAGCCTGATCGGCGAATCCACCGCCGAGCGCATCAAGCAGGAAATCGGTACCGCTTATCCCGGTGGCGAAGTTCGCGAAGTCGACGTTCGCGGTCGCAACCTGGCCGAAGGCGTTCCACGTGCCTTTACCCTGAACTCCAATGAAGTGCTGGAGGCTCTGCAAGAGTCCCTGGCAACCATCGTTCAGGCGGTGAAGAGCGCCCTGGAGCAATCGCCGCCGGAGCTGGCTTCCGATATCGCCGAGCGTGGCCTGGTACTGACCGGTGGTGGCGCCTTGCTGCGCGACCTCGACAAGTTGCTGGCCCAGGAAACTGGCCTGCCGGTGATCGTTGCCGAAGACCCGCTGACCTGCGTTGCCCGTGGCGGTGGTCGTGCACTGGAAATGATGGATAAACACACCATGGACCTGCTTTCCAGCGAATAA
- a CDS encoding Maf family protein, whose protein sequence is MNSLYLASGSPRRRELLTQIGVPFTVVSAAIDETPLTNESAVSYVERLARGKATAGFAALGQTSGACVLGADTAVIVDGQILGKPVDQADALAMLLALSGREHEVLTAVALTDGQRCETRCVSSRVRFRGISVEEATTYWHSGEPQDKAGGYAIQGLGSVFVAGLNGSYSAVVGLPVCETAELLGQFGIPCWQNLTAR, encoded by the coding sequence ATGAATTCGCTTTATCTGGCTTCGGGCTCCCCGCGACGGCGTGAACTGCTGACCCAGATCGGTGTGCCTTTCACCGTGGTCAGTGCCGCCATTGATGAAACTCCCCTTACAAATGAATCCGCCGTTTCCTACGTCGAGCGTCTAGCGCGCGGCAAGGCAACGGCGGGTTTTGCTGCGCTTGGGCAAACGTCGGGCGCCTGTGTATTGGGTGCCGACACGGCAGTGATTGTCGACGGCCAGATCCTTGGCAAGCCGGTGGATCAGGCGGATGCCCTGGCTATGTTGCTGGCCCTGTCGGGGCGTGAGCATGAAGTGCTGACGGCGGTTGCCCTCACGGACGGTCAGCGTTGTGAAACTCGATGTGTAAGCAGTCGCGTACGTTTCCGGGGCATTTCTGTCGAGGAGGCTACAACCTACTGGCACAGTGGCGAACCCCAGGACAAGGCAGGCGGCTATGCTATCCAAGGGCTGGGCTCGGTGTTTGTGGCCGGGCTCAATGGCAGCTATTCCGCCGTGGTTGGCCTGCCCGTGTGCGAAACCGCGGAACTGCTTGGTCAATTCGGCATACCCTGTTGGCAAAACCTTACCGCGCGCTGA
- a CDS encoding carbon-nitrogen hydrolase family protein, protein MSFAVIQMVSQSDVLANLAQARRLLEQAAAGGAKLAVLPENFAAMGRRDVADIGRAEALGEGPILPWLKQTARDLTLWIVAGTLPLPPRDQPDAKVNACSLLVNDQGEIVARYDKLHLFDVDVADARGRYRESDDYAFGSNVVLADTPVGRLGLTVCYDLRFPELYSELRAAGAELITAPSAFTAVTGAAHWDVLIRARAIETQCYLLAAAQGGVHPGPRETFGHAAIVDPWGRILTQQDQGEAVLLAERDSSEQASIRARMPVVNHRRFFSQGAQRPASER, encoded by the coding sequence ATGTCGTTTGCGGTAATTCAGATGGTCAGCCAGAGCGATGTGCTGGCCAACCTGGCCCAGGCCCGGCGCTTGCTGGAGCAAGCGGCAGCGGGCGGGGCGAAGCTCGCGGTGCTGCCGGAAAACTTTGCCGCCATGGGACGCCGTGACGTGGCTGATATCGGCCGTGCCGAGGCATTGGGTGAAGGTCCGATCCTGCCATGGTTGAAACAGACCGCCCGCGACCTCACCTTATGGATAGTTGCAGGCACATTGCCGCTGCCGCCCAGGGACCAGCCGGATGCCAAGGTCAACGCCTGCTCGTTGCTGGTGAATGACCAGGGCGAGATAGTGGCCCGATACGACAAGCTGCACTTGTTCGATGTCGACGTGGCGGATGCCCGAGGCCGTTATCGTGAATCCGATGACTATGCTTTCGGCAGTAATGTGGTGCTGGCGGATACGCCGGTTGGCCGCTTGGGCCTCACGGTATGCTACGACCTGCGTTTCCCCGAGCTGTACAGCGAATTGCGCGCGGCCGGGGCTGAGTTGATTACCGCACCTTCGGCCTTTACGGCGGTGACCGGCGCCGCGCACTGGGATGTGTTGATCCGCGCGCGGGCCATCGAGACCCAGTGCTACCTGCTGGCGGCCGCCCAGGGCGGTGTGCACCCAGGGCCCCGGGAAACCTTTGGCCACGCGGCGATTGTCGACCCGTGGGGGCGCATACTGACGCAACAGGATCAAGGCGAAGCGGTGTTGCTGGCCGAGCGCGACAGCAGTGAACAGGCGTCGATACGGGCGCGCATGCCGGTGGTGAACCATCGGCGCTTTTTTTCGCAGGGCGCGCAGCGGCCTGCTTCAGAACGATGA
- the rng gene encoding ribonuclease G — translation MSEEILINITPMESRVAVVENGVLQEVHVERTQKRGIVGNIYKGKVVRVLPGMQAAFVDIGLDRAAFIHASEISLREGPAVESISALVHEGQSLVVQVTKDPIGSKGARLTTQLSIPSRYLVYMPRTAHVGISLKIEDEAERERLKKVVSDCVAAEGIKEAGGFILRTAAEGAGADEILMDIRYLRRLWDQIGAQIKTVGAPSVIYEDLGLALRTLRDLVSPKIEKIRIDSRETFQRTTQFVAELMPEIADRLEHYPGERPIFDLYGVEDEIQKALDRKVPLKSGGYLVVDPAEAMTTIDVNTGAFVGHRNLEETIFKTNLEAATAIARQLRLRNLGGIIIIDFIDMEDEEHQRQVLRTLEKQLERDHAKTNIIGITELGLVQMTRKRTRESLEQVLCEPCSSCQGRGKLKTPETVCYEIFREILREARAYQAEGYRVLANQKVVDRLLDEESGNVAELEGFIGRTIRFQVETMYSQEQYDVVLL, via the coding sequence ATGAGTGAAGAGATTCTGATCAATATCACGCCGATGGAATCGCGCGTGGCGGTGGTAGAGAACGGTGTTCTGCAAGAAGTGCACGTCGAGCGCACCCAGAAGCGCGGGATTGTCGGCAACATCTATAAAGGCAAGGTGGTGCGCGTATTGCCGGGGATGCAGGCGGCTTTTGTCGACATTGGCCTGGACCGTGCCGCGTTTATCCATGCTTCGGAAATTTCCCTGCGCGAAGGCCCGGCGGTCGAAAGCATCAGCGCCTTGGTTCACGAAGGGCAGAGCCTCGTGGTGCAAGTCACCAAGGACCCCATCGGTTCAAAGGGCGCGCGCCTGACGACCCAGCTGTCGATTCCATCGCGCTACCTGGTGTACATGCCGCGCACCGCTCATGTGGGCATTTCCCTGAAAATCGAAGACGAGGCCGAGCGTGAGCGCCTGAAGAAGGTGGTCAGCGATTGCGTGGCGGCCGAGGGCATCAAAGAGGCGGGCGGCTTTATTCTGCGCACGGCGGCCGAAGGCGCCGGGGCTGATGAGATTCTCATGGACATCCGTTACCTGCGGCGCCTGTGGGACCAGATTGGCGCGCAGATCAAGACCGTTGGCGCGCCCAGCGTGATCTACGAAGACCTGGGCCTGGCGCTGCGCACCTTGCGCGACCTGGTCAGCCCGAAGATCGAGAAAATTCGCATCGACTCGCGGGAAACCTTCCAGCGCACCACGCAGTTCGTCGCCGAGCTGATGCCGGAAATTGCCGACCGCCTGGAGCATTACCCCGGCGAGCGGCCGATCTTCGACCTGTATGGCGTCGAAGACGAAATCCAGAAGGCCCTGGACCGCAAGGTGCCGCTCAAGTCGGGCGGTTACCTCGTTGTGGACCCGGCGGAAGCCATGACCACCATCGACGTCAACACCGGTGCGTTCGTGGGCCATCGCAACCTCGAAGAAACCATCTTCAAGACCAACCTCGAAGCCGCTACCGCGATTGCGCGTCAACTGCGCCTGCGCAACTTGGGCGGGATCATCATCATCGACTTCATCGACATGGAAGATGAAGAGCATCAGCGCCAGGTACTGCGCACCCTTGAAAAGCAGCTGGAACGCGATCACGCCAAGACCAATATCATCGGTATTACCGAGCTGGGCCTGGTACAGATGACCCGCAAACGCACCCGCGAAAGCCTGGAACAGGTGTTGTGCGAGCCGTGCAGCAGTTGCCAGGGGCGCGGTAAATTGAAAACGCCTGAAACGGTTTGCTACGAGATTTTCCGCGAAATCCTACGGGAGGCGCGAGCGTACCAGGCCGAAGGTTATAGAGTGCTTGCCAACCAGAAAGTGGTCGATCGGCTGCTGGACGAAGAGTCCGGTAACGTCGCTGAGCTGGAGGGGTTTATCGGACGCACGATTCGCTTCCAGGTTGAGACCATGTATTCCCAGGAACAATACGACGTGGTGCTGCTCTGA
- a CDS encoding YhdP family protein, whose amino-acid sequence MERLKRFFAALTRWGLGLCALLLVLAAVYVSLGRELTPLVAEYRADIEAKAQAAVDMPLHIGSLEGRWSGFAPVLLAHDVMVGQGSNALRLDQVEVVPDIWASLMAREVRLAHLQVSGLQLSVKEDQDGHWALQGLPVQDDQPLDPEQVLKRLQMVKRVSLLDSQVTLQPIDHAPLTLTYVGLSLHTGTTRQRLDARLTLPDGQPLALSLRSRIRASQWKDAEVDAYLSLPQSDWAKWIPAKLTQQWKLTQFKAGGEFWLNWAKGDVQSAVVRLNSPQVKGSYADRKPVHIENLALTAYLQRNEQGLKVLFDSLAMNLGETRWESRLQLQQSLATDQAQEVWNLQADRLDLTPITPLLNALAPLPEGFAKTIEHLKATGLLRNVLVDFRPQDTTDQKVSFAANLERVGFDAYFGAPAARNVSGSISGDLGHGELRLDSKDFSLHLFPIFAKPWQYIQANARLTWKLDKEGFTLIAPYIKVLGEEGKVAADFLIRLHFDPGQEDYMDLRVGMVDGDGRFTPKYLPAVLSPALDEWLRTAILKGAVDQGFFQYQGSLNHDALPASRNISLFFKVHDAELAFQPGWPHVSKVNGEVFVEESGVRILASKGQLLDTQVKDVYVNIPHAPAGKDSHLLLTGGFAGGLGDGLKILQEAPIGTASTFAGWKGEGDLQGKLDLDIPLAKGTEPKIVVDFQTDKARLQLAEPTLDLTQLKGDFRFDSAKGLSGQNITAQAFERPISAQIFADGKPGNLSTRITAKGQVTVKRLTDWLKISQPLPVSGDIPYQLQVNLDGADSQLMVNSNLKGVAVDLPAPFGMAASQGRDSTFRMTLQGAERRYWFDYGELANFTFAAPPDKFNEGRGELFLGDGDAVLPAGKGLRIRGVLSELDIDPWKKLVDRYAGNDPGGSAKQLLSGADFKVGKLTGFGKQFDQVNLQLDRKPTAWGLQLDSQQAKGSVNLPDAKGAPIAINLQFVKLPAVDPTVQADENAPDPLADIDPKGIPALDISIDQLFQGPDLIGAWSLKIRPTAKGLAFNSLDLGLKGMQLKGAGGWEGAPGDSSSWYKGRLDGKNIADVLKGWGFAPTVTSEDFHLDVDGRWPGSPAWVGPKRFSGSLDATFRKGQFVEVEGGAQALRVFGLLNFNSIGRRLRLDFSDLLGKGLSYDRVKGLLAASNGVFVTRDPITMTGPSTNLELNGTLDLVADRVDAKLLVTLPVTNNLPIAALIVGAPAIGGALFLIDKLIGDRVARFASVQYKVEGPWKDPKITFDKPFEKPN is encoded by the coding sequence ATGGAGCGTCTGAAACGTTTTTTTGCCGCTTTGACCCGTTGGGGCCTGGGCTTGTGCGCCTTGCTGCTGGTATTGGCGGCGGTCTATGTGAGCCTGGGACGAGAATTGACTCCGCTGGTGGCCGAATACCGTGCGGACATCGAAGCCAAGGCCCAGGCCGCAGTGGATATGCCACTGCACATCGGCAGCCTGGAAGGGCGCTGGAGTGGTTTCGCACCGGTATTGCTGGCCCACGACGTGATGGTCGGCCAGGGCAGCAACGCCTTGCGCCTGGATCAGGTCGAAGTCGTGCCGGATATCTGGGCCAGCCTGATGGCCCGCGAAGTGCGCCTTGCGCACCTGCAAGTCAGCGGCCTGCAATTGAGCGTCAAGGAAGACCAGGACGGCCACTGGGCGCTGCAAGGCCTGCCGGTGCAGGATGACCAGCCGCTGGACCCGGAGCAGGTGCTCAAACGCCTGCAAATGGTCAAGCGTGTGTCGTTGCTCGACAGCCAGGTGACCCTGCAACCGATCGACCATGCCCCGCTGACCCTGACCTATGTGGGCCTGAGCCTGCACACCGGGACCACCCGCCAACGCCTGGATGCCCGCCTGACCTTGCCCGATGGCCAGCCGCTGGCCTTGAGCCTGCGCAGCCGCATTCGCGCAAGCCAATGGAAGGATGCTGAAGTCGACGCCTACCTGAGCCTGCCGCAAAGCGACTGGGCCAAATGGATTCCGGCCAAACTGACTCAACAATGGAAGCTCACGCAGTTCAAGGCGGGTGGCGAGTTCTGGCTCAACTGGGCCAAGGGTGACGTGCAGAGTGCTGTGGTGCGCCTCAATTCACCCCAGGTGAAGGGCAGCTACGCCGATCGCAAGCCCGTGCATATCGAAAACCTCGCCCTGACCGCGTACCTGCAACGCAATGAGCAGGGTCTGAAGGTATTGTTCGACTCGTTGGCGATGAACCTGGGCGAGACCCGCTGGGAATCGCGCTTGCAGTTGCAGCAGAGCCTGGCCACCGACCAGGCGCAGGAGGTCTGGAACCTGCAGGCCGATCGCCTGGACCTCACGCCCATTACGCCGTTGCTGAATGCCCTGGCGCCCCTGCCGGAAGGCTTCGCCAAGACCATCGAGCACCTCAAGGCCACTGGCCTGTTGCGCAATGTGCTGGTGGATTTCCGTCCCCAGGACACGACCGATCAGAAAGTCAGCTTCGCCGCCAACCTTGAGCGGGTGGGGTTCGATGCTTACTTTGGTGCACCGGCAGCGCGGAACGTATCCGGCAGCATCAGCGGTGACCTGGGGCATGGCGAGTTGCGCCTGGACAGCAAGGACTTTTCCCTGCACCTGTTTCCGATCTTCGCCAAGCCCTGGCAGTACATCCAGGCGAATGCGCGCCTGACCTGGAAGCTGGATAAAGAAGGCTTCACCCTGATTGCTCCCTATATCAAGGTGCTGGGGGAAGAGGGCAAGGTCGCGGCTGACTTCCTGATCCGCCTGCACTTTGACCCTGGCCAGGAAGACTACATGGACCTGCGGGTCGGCATGGTCGATGGCGATGGGCGCTTCACGCCCAAGTACCTGCCAGCGGTACTGAGCCCCGCGTTGGACGAATGGCTGCGCACAGCGATTCTCAAGGGCGCGGTCGATCAAGGTTTCTTCCAGTACCAGGGCTCGTTGAACCATGACGCGCTGCCGGCTTCGCGCAACATCAGCCTGTTCTTCAAGGTGCATGATGCAGAGCTGGCATTCCAGCCGGGCTGGCCGCATGTGAGCAAGGTCAATGGCGAAGTGTTCGTCGAGGAGAGTGGCGTACGCATCCTGGCCAGCAAGGGCCAGTTGCTCGACACCCAAGTCAAGGACGTCTACGTCAATATTCCCCACGCACCCGCGGGCAAGGACAGCCACCTGCTGCTCACCGGCGGGTTTGCCGGTGGCCTGGGTGATGGCCTGAAGATTCTCCAGGAAGCGCCAATAGGCACTGCCTCGACCTTTGCCGGCTGGAAAGGCGAGGGGGACCTGCAAGGCAAGCTGGACCTGGATATTCCGCTGGCCAAAGGTACCGAACCGAAGATCGTGGTGGATTTCCAGACCGACAAGGCGCGCTTGCAATTGGCTGAGCCGACCCTGGACCTGACGCAACTCAAGGGTGACTTCCGCTTTGATAGTGCCAAGGGCTTGAGTGGGCAGAATATTACGGCGCAAGCATTCGAACGGCCGATTAGCGCGCAGATTTTTGCCGATGGTAAGCCAGGTAATCTGAGTACCCGAATCACGGCCAAAGGCCAGGTCACGGTCAAGCGGCTGACCGATTGGTTGAAAATCAGCCAGCCACTGCCGGTGTCCGGCGACATTCCGTACCAGTTGCAAGTCAACCTGGATGGCGCCGATAGCCAATTGATGGTCAATTCCAACCTCAAGGGGGTCGCAGTGGACCTGCCGGCACCGTTCGGCATGGCGGCCAGCCAGGGGCGTGACAGTACGTTCCGCATGACCTTGCAGGGCGCCGAGCGTCGTTACTGGTTCGATTATGGCGAGTTGGCGAACTTCACCTTTGCGGCGCCGCCGGACAAGTTCAATGAGGGCCGCGGTGAGCTATTCCTGGGTGATGGCGATGCCGTGCTGCCCGCAGGCAAGGGGTTGCGCATCCGTGGCGTGCTTTCGGAGTTGGACATAGACCCGTGGAAGAAACTCGTGGACCGCTACGCGGGCAATGACCCTGGCGGCAGCGCCAAGCAACTGCTGAGCGGCGCTGACTTCAAGGTGGGCAAGCTGACTGGCTTCGGCAAGCAGTTCGACCAGGTCAACTTGCAGCTTGACCGGAAACCCACCGCCTGGGGCCTGCAACTCGACAGCCAGCAGGCCAAAGGCAGCGTGAACCTGCCGGATGCCAAGGGCGCGCCCATCGCGATCAACCTGCAGTTCGTGAAATTGCCGGCCGTGGACCCGACCGTCCAGGCAGACGAAAACGCCCCGGACCCGTTGGCCGATATCGATCCCAAGGGGATCCCGGCGCTTGATATCAGCATTGATCAACTGTTCCAGGGACCGGACCTGATAGGGGCCTGGTCGCTGAAAATCCGGCCAACTGCCAAGGGCCTGGCCTTTAATAGCCTGGACCTGGGCCTCAAGGGCATGCAGCTCAAGGGCGCGGGGGGCTGGGAGGGTGCACCGGGGGACAGCAGCAGTTGGTACAAAGGGCGCCTGGATGGCAAGAACATCGCCGATGTGCTCAAGGGCTGGGGCTTTGCGCCTACCGTGACCAGTGAAGATTTTCACCTGGACGTAGACGGCCGTTGGCCGGGGTCGCCGGCCTGGGTCGGGCCCAAACGTTTTTCCGGTAGCCTCGATGCCACCTTCCGCAAAGGCCAGTTCGTTGAAGTGGAAGGCGGCGCCCAGGCGCTTCGGGTGTTTGGCTTGCTTAACTTCAACTCCATTGGCCGCCGGCTGCGCCTGGACTTTTCCGACCTGCTCGGCAAAGGCTTGAGCTATGACCGCGTCAAGGGCTTGCTGGCAGCGAGCAACGGCGTATTTGTGACCCGTGACCCCATCACCATGACCGGGCCATCGACCAACCTGGAACTCAATGGCACCCTGGACCTGGTCGCCGACCGCGTGGACGCCAAGCTGTTGGTGACCCTGCCGGTCACCAACAACCTGCCGATTGCGGCGCTGATTGTGGGTGCGCCGGCCATTGGTGGCGCGTTGTTCCTGATCGACAAGCTGATCGGTGACCGCGTCGCGCGCTTTGCCAGTGTGCAATACAAAGTGGAAGGGCCCTGGAAGGATCCGAAAATCACCTTCGACAAGCCATTCGAAAAGCCTAACTGA
- the mreD gene encoding rod shape-determining protein MreD: MAGTHSSNGWIVWLTFAIGLLLSVSPLPQFMEILRPLWLALLLAFWSLNLPHKVGMVTAMFLGLAEDVLYGTLLGQNALILTLITFLVLSLQQRLRMFPMWQQCLVILVIFGLAQLVQLWLSALTGNRQPTLALVLPALVSALLWPWVSFGLRGLRRRYKIN, from the coding sequence ATGGCCGGTACTCATTCGAGCAATGGCTGGATCGTCTGGCTGACCTTCGCTATCGGCTTGCTACTCAGCGTTTCGCCACTGCCGCAGTTCATGGAAATCCTGCGTCCGCTGTGGCTGGCCTTGCTGCTGGCATTCTGGTCGCTGAACCTGCCGCACAAGGTGGGCATGGTCACGGCGATGTTCCTGGGCTTGGCGGAAGATGTGCTCTATGGCACCTTGCTGGGCCAGAACGCGTTGATCCTGACCCTGATTACCTTTCTGGTGCTGTCGTTGCAGCAACGCCTGCGCATGTTCCCGATGTGGCAACAGTGCCTGGTGATCCTGGTGATCTTCGGCCTGGCGCAATTGGTGCAACTGTGGCTCAGCGCCTTGACTGGTAACCGCCAGCCGACCCTGGCGCTGGTATTGCCGGCCCTGGTCAGTGCGCTGCTGTGGCCATGGGTCAGTTTTGGCCTGCGCGGGTTACGTCGTCGCTATAAAATCAATTGA
- the mreC gene encoding rod shape-determining protein MreC: MKPLFAKGPSLGVRLLVLVVLSVALMVVDARFALLKPVRSQMSLVLMQTYWITDLPQRLYQGVASQFGSRTELVAENEKLKTENLLLQGRMQKLAALTEQNVRLRELLNSSALVNEKVEVAELIGMDPNPFTHRIIINKGERDGVVLGQPVLDARGLMGQVVELMPYTSRVLLLTDTTHSIPVQVNRNGLRAIASGTGNPERLELRHVADTADIKEGDLLVSSGLGQRFPAGYPVATVKEVIHDSGQPFAIVRAVPTAALNRSRYLLLVFSDNRTPEERANDAAQAQEAEDKQNGTAPIIPATVPKPAPAASATPAPAPAVAPVATPAKPAAHSARAVKPAATKPSATTPATTTPAAKPPAAAPATTRQREE; the protein is encoded by the coding sequence ATTAAACCGCTTTTCGCCAAAGGCCCCTCATTGGGCGTGCGCTTGTTGGTGCTGGTCGTGCTTTCGGTCGCGCTGATGGTGGTCGATGCCCGCTTTGCACTGCTCAAGCCTGTGCGTAGCCAAATGTCGCTGGTATTGATGCAGACCTACTGGATCACCGACCTGCCGCAACGTCTCTACCAGGGCGTGGCCAGCCAATTCGGCAGCCGCACCGAGCTGGTCGCCGAGAACGAAAAACTCAAGACTGAAAACCTGCTGTTGCAGGGGCGCATGCAAAAGCTGGCGGCCCTCACCGAGCAGAACGTTCGGCTGCGCGAGTTGCTCAATTCTTCGGCACTGGTCAACGAAAAGGTCGAAGTCGCCGAGCTGATCGGCATGGACCCCAACCCCTTTACCCATCGCATCATCATCAACAAGGGTGAGCGCGACGGTGTGGTGCTCGGCCAGCCGGTGCTCGATGCCCGTGGCTTGATGGGCCAGGTGGTCGAGTTGATGCCTTACACCTCGCGGGTATTGCTGCTGACGGACACGACCCACAGCATTCCGGTGCAGGTCAACCGCAACGGCTTGCGTGCGATTGCCAGTGGCACCGGTAACCCCGAACGCCTGGAATTGCGCCATGTGGCCGATACCGCCGACATCAAGGAAGGCGACCTGCTGGTCAGCTCGGGCCTCGGCCAACGCTTCCCGGCGGGTTACCCGGTGGCGACAGTCAAGGAAGTGATCCACGATTCTGGCCAGCCGTTCGCCATTGTGCGCGCCGTGCCCACCGCTGCCCTGAACCGCAGCCGCTATCTGCTGCTGGTATTCAGCGACAACCGTACCCCGGAAGAGCGTGCCAACGACGCCGCACAAGCCCAGGAAGCGGAAGACAAGCAAAACGGCACCGCGCCGATCATTCCGGCAACCGTACCCAAGCCGGCGCCTGCCGCATCGGCCACACCGGCGCCCGCTCCGGCAGTAGCGCCCGTGGCCACGCCCGCCAAGCCGGCCGCTCACAGTGCGCGCGCGGTGAAGCCAGCGGCGACCAAGCCGTCGGCCACCACGCCTGCCACCACGACGCCTGCTGCGAAGCCCCCAGCCGCCGCCCCGGCAACCACACGGCAGAGGGAGGAATAA